In Tessaracoccus flavus, the following are encoded in one genomic region:
- a CDS encoding TlyA family RNA methyltransferase, which yields MRLDLALVERGLARSRTHAASLIREGLVSVNGKPAGKASQAVGDHDALSSTTDGWVSRAAHKLIGALDQSGTAVPGRVLDAGASTGGFTQVCLERGAETVYAVDVGHGQLVDSLQGDPRVRVREGLNLRDLTLDHLDGHPVDLIVGDVSFISLSLLLPSLAPTLAAGGSALLLVKPQFEVGRERLGSGGIVRDPALRVEAVDRIAAAAAQFGWREVWRGQSVLPGSAGNVEYFIKFTG from the coding sequence ATGAGACTGGATCTGGCACTCGTCGAGCGGGGCCTGGCCCGGTCGAGGACCCACGCCGCCTCTCTCATCCGGGAGGGTCTCGTCTCGGTCAACGGCAAGCCCGCGGGCAAGGCTTCGCAGGCCGTGGGCGACCACGACGCCCTGAGCTCCACCACCGACGGCTGGGTCTCGCGCGCCGCGCACAAGCTCATCGGGGCGCTCGACCAGTCCGGAACCGCGGTGCCCGGCCGCGTCCTCGACGCCGGCGCCAGCACAGGCGGATTCACGCAGGTCTGCCTGGAGCGCGGCGCCGAGACCGTCTACGCGGTGGACGTCGGGCACGGGCAGCTGGTCGACAGTCTCCAAGGAGATCCCCGCGTGCGAGTTCGGGAAGGACTGAACCTGAGGGATCTGACCCTCGATCACCTGGACGGCCACCCCGTCGACCTCATCGTCGGCGATGTCTCGTTCATCTCCCTGTCGCTGCTGCTGCCCAGCCTCGCCCCGACGTTGGCCGCGGGTGGCTCAGCCCTGCTGTTGGTCAAGCCACAGTTCGAGGTGGGTCGGGAACGGCTCGGGTCGGGAGGGATCGTGCGGGATCCTGCGCTGCGCGTCGAAGCGGTGGACAGGATCGCTGCGGCCGCGGCGCAATTCGGCTGGCGCGAGGTCTGGCGGGGGCAGAGCGTGCTGCCGGGGTCTGCGGGTAACGTCGAATACTTCATCAAGTTCACTGGCTAG
- a CDS encoding HAD-IIA family hydrolase yields MRALAADYDAALFDLDGVIYLGPVAVEGIPEAVDELRSRGTRLGFVTNNAARTPAAVAAHLVELGIHAGGADVVNSTQATLRMLADDLPAGATVLAVGTAALAEQLTEAGFTVVGSLDDEPVAVVQGYHPTIEWQRLEEAALAVQRGAAWYATNPDLTRPSDRGIVPGLGSQLAVVRVCVDVEPKIAGKPFRPLLDETVLRLGSERPIFVGDRTDTDILGANNVQMDSLFVFTGAHGKLDLAEAAPEYRPTYIGYDASALLEPPREAEFQSQRIVCGYQEVDLSNGCGYLSTRPVTRDEQLDALWAALQARWRYDCDISAVLNSLDTLR; encoded by the coding sequence GTGAGGGCGCTGGCAGCGGACTATGACGCCGCGCTGTTCGACCTGGACGGAGTTATCTACCTCGGACCGGTCGCCGTGGAGGGGATTCCGGAAGCGGTGGATGAGCTGCGTTCGCGAGGCACTCGCCTCGGTTTCGTGACCAACAACGCGGCGCGTACCCCGGCAGCGGTGGCCGCGCATCTCGTCGAGCTGGGCATCCACGCCGGCGGGGCCGATGTGGTCAACTCCACCCAGGCCACCCTGCGGATGCTGGCCGACGACCTTCCCGCTGGGGCTACTGTCCTCGCCGTGGGGACTGCCGCGCTCGCGGAGCAACTCACCGAGGCGGGATTCACCGTCGTCGGATCGCTTGACGACGAGCCGGTGGCCGTCGTGCAGGGCTACCACCCGACCATCGAGTGGCAACGGTTGGAGGAAGCGGCGTTGGCGGTCCAGCGCGGCGCCGCCTGGTACGCCACGAACCCCGACCTGACCAGGCCGTCCGATCGCGGAATCGTGCCGGGGCTGGGCTCGCAGCTGGCCGTCGTGCGCGTGTGTGTGGACGTCGAGCCGAAGATCGCGGGCAAACCGTTCAGACCCTTGCTGGACGAGACGGTCCTGCGCCTCGGCTCTGAGCGTCCGATCTTCGTGGGAGATCGCACCGACACCGACATTCTCGGCGCGAACAACGTGCAGATGGATTCGTTGTTCGTCTTCACCGGGGCCCACGGCAAGCTCGACCTCGCCGAGGCTGCTCCGGAGTACCGACCGACCTACATCGGCTACGACGCCTCGGCGCTCCTCGAGCCGCCGCGGGAGGCGGAGTTCCAGAGCCAGCGAATCGTGTGCGGTTACCAGGAAGTTGATCTCAGTAACGGTTGCGGCTACCTGTCCACCCGTCCCGTCACCCGTGATGAACAGCTCGACGCGCTGTGGGCCGCTCTGCAGGCCAGGTGGAGGTACGACTGCGACATCAGCGCGGTCCTCAACTCCCTGGACACGCTCCGATGA
- a CDS encoding tetratricopeptide repeat protein: MADIVGAHIWAAGQLVDVDPELAFRHAEAARRRAGRLPIVREAAAETAYAAGEYAVALREFRAIRRMTGGDELLPVIADCERALGRPRDALEVLAELDESTKDVNLRIECLLVEAGIRRDLGQEAEAYRLLKAAISRKIGSPLAQARLRYALANMLELDGDTAGAREWFTSAASMDPGGVLDLSDRIAALDGVVLPDFTPDEEDEDDDAEDDEDWDDVEVEWGDRDDDSDDDDPNDSDDDDDEGDSDEDDDSDDDDSDEDDDAAEDDSDEDDSEEDDDSEDDEDRLRDSDDEETDGSVPAEADQIDPDGEGDDK, from the coding sequence TTGGCCGACATCGTCGGTGCCCACATCTGGGCCGCCGGCCAGCTTGTCGACGTTGACCCCGAACTCGCCTTCCGGCACGCCGAGGCGGCGCGCCGTCGGGCGGGACGGCTCCCCATCGTGCGGGAGGCCGCGGCGGAGACCGCCTACGCGGCGGGAGAATACGCCGTCGCGCTCCGCGAGTTCCGGGCAATCCGGCGCATGACCGGAGGCGACGAACTCCTGCCCGTGATCGCCGACTGCGAGCGGGCGCTGGGCCGCCCGCGTGATGCGCTCGAGGTCCTTGCCGAACTCGATGAGTCGACCAAGGACGTCAACCTGCGGATCGAGTGTCTACTCGTGGAGGCGGGCATCCGTCGGGATCTCGGCCAAGAGGCTGAGGCGTACCGGCTGCTCAAGGCCGCTATCAGCCGGAAGATCGGGTCTCCGTTGGCGCAGGCAAGGCTGCGCTACGCGCTGGCGAACATGCTGGAGCTCGATGGCGATACCGCCGGCGCGCGGGAGTGGTTCACGTCCGCAGCCTCCATGGATCCGGGTGGCGTGCTCGACCTTTCTGACCGCATCGCTGCTCTCGACGGGGTGGTACTGCCGGACTTCACCCCGGACGAGGAGGATGAAGACGACGACGCCGAGGATGACGAGGATTGGGACGACGTCGAGGTGGAGTGGGGCGACCGCGACGACGACTCGGATGATGACGACCCGAACGACTCCGACGACGACGACGACGAGGGCGACTCCGACGAGGATGACGACTCAGATGACGACGACTCCGACGAGGACGATGACGCGGCCGAGGACGATTCCGACGAGGACGATTCCGAGGAGGACGACGACTCGGAAGACGACGAGGACCGTCTGCGCGATTCCGACGACGAGGAGACCGACGGGAGCGTTCCTGCTGAGGCCGATCAGATCGATCCCGACGGCGAGGGGGACGACAAGTGA
- a CDS encoding SigE family RNA polymerase sigma factor: protein MTEHQVDEAIGFERFVARRGRDLWRAAWLLTNDSQHAEDLVQTALAKTWGRYDAIGNDAQFEAYVRTTIYRTFVSWWRKMSWRNERPSETLADSASAEGSAHLRMDLMRALDELPRMQRAVLVLQYFEDLSIDEIAKQLGVSSGTVKTHSSRGRAALRDSAHLIEAGVLT, encoded by the coding sequence ATGACTGAGCACCAGGTCGACGAGGCCATCGGATTCGAGCGATTCGTCGCTCGCCGTGGCCGCGATCTCTGGCGCGCAGCCTGGCTGCTGACCAACGACTCGCAACACGCGGAGGATCTGGTGCAGACCGCACTGGCCAAGACGTGGGGTCGTTACGACGCGATCGGCAACGATGCGCAGTTTGAGGCCTACGTCCGCACGACCATCTACCGCACGTTCGTGTCGTGGTGGCGCAAGATGAGCTGGCGCAACGAGCGCCCGAGCGAAACCTTGGCGGATTCGGCCTCAGCTGAGGGCTCGGCCCATCTCAGGATGGATCTCATGCGTGCCCTCGACGAGCTGCCCAGAATGCAGCGCGCGGTGCTGGTCCTGCAGTACTTCGAGGACCTGTCGATCGACGAGATCGCCAAGCAACTCGGCGTCAGCAGCGGGACGGTCAAGACACACTCCAGTCGGGGACGCGCAGCCTTGCGCGATTCCGCCCATCTCATCGAAGCTGGAGTTCTGACATGA
- a CDS encoding ISL3 family transposase, which produces MRARRGGGPDLTAFCRLDELGFVVTGQRLEPDRAVLACQVVGPDQWCWRCGCEGRPRDTVVRRLAHEPLGWRPTTLEVVVRRYRCSGCGYVWRQDTTAAAEPRAKLSRRALRWALEGIVVQHLTVARVAEGLGVAWDTANDAVLAEGRRVLIDEEHRFEGVKVVGVDEHVWRRTRRGDRYVTVIIDLTPVRVGTGPARLLDMVEGRSKQAFKTWLADRPQEWRDGVEVVAMDGFTGFKTAAVEELPDVVTVLDPFHVTRLADEALDECRRRVQQAICGHRGRKGDPLYAARRTLSTGADLLNDKQKDRLDTLFADDAHVEVEVTWSVYQRMIAAYRHENRRHGRELMARLIDSISTGVPKALVEITKLGRTLKKRAADVLAYFDRPSTSNGPTEAINGRLEHLRGSALGFRNLTNYIARSLLETGGFRPRLHPGFG; this is translated from the coding sequence CTGAGAGCCCGTCGCGGCGGAGGCCCCGATTTGACTGCCTTCTGCCGCCTCGACGAACTCGGCTTCGTTGTCACCGGGCAGCGACTCGAGCCGGATCGTGCCGTATTGGCCTGCCAGGTGGTCGGGCCCGACCAGTGGTGCTGGCGCTGCGGCTGCGAAGGGAGACCACGTGACACCGTGGTCCGACGGCTTGCCCACGAACCACTGGGCTGGCGGCCCACGACGCTGGAGGTCGTCGTGCGCCGTTACCGCTGCAGCGGCTGCGGGTATGTGTGGCGCCAGGACACCACCGCCGCGGCCGAGCCCCGGGCCAAGTTGTCTCGGCGCGCTCTGCGGTGGGCGCTGGAAGGGATCGTGGTCCAGCACCTGACCGTGGCTCGGGTCGCCGAGGGGCTCGGGGTGGCCTGGGACACCGCCAACGACGCCGTTCTGGCCGAGGGCAGGCGGGTGCTGATCGACGAGGAGCACCGCTTCGAGGGGGTGAAGGTCGTCGGGGTCGATGAGCACGTGTGGAGGCGCACCCGTCGCGGCGACAGGTACGTCACCGTGATCATCGACCTTACCCCAGTGCGAGTTGGCACCGGCCCGGCACGGCTGCTGGACATGGTCGAAGGACGCTCCAAGCAGGCGTTCAAGACCTGGCTGGCCGACCGCCCGCAGGAGTGGCGCGACGGCGTGGAGGTGGTCGCGATGGACGGCTTCACCGGGTTCAAGACCGCCGCCGTCGAGGAACTGCCCGACGTGGTGACCGTGCTAGATCCCTTCCACGTCACGCGCCTCGCTGACGAGGCGCTCGATGAGTGCCGACGGCGAGTTCAGCAGGCCATCTGTGGGCACCGCGGCCGCAAGGGCGACCCGCTCTATGCCGCCCGCCGGACCCTGTCCACCGGCGCCGACCTGCTCAACGACAAGCAGAAGGACCGACTGGACACCCTGTTCGCCGACGACGCCCACGTCGAGGTCGAGGTCACCTGGAGCGTCTACCAGCGCATGATCGCCGCCTACCGCCACGAGAACCGGCGCCACGGCCGCGAGCTGATGGCCCGGCTCATCGACTCGATCAGCACCGGCGTCCCCAAGGCCCTGGTCGAGATCACCAAGCTCGGCAGGACGCTGAAGAAGCGCGCCGCCGACGTCCTGGCCTACTTCGACCGGCCCAGCACCTCCAACGGGCCCACCGAGGCGATCAACGGCAGGCTCGAGCACCTGCGCGGCTCGGCGCTGGGGTTCCGCAACCTGACCAACTACATCGCCAGATCCCTGCTCGAGACCGGCGGGTTCAGACCCCGACTACACCCTGGATTCGGATGA